One Desulfonatronum sp. SC1 genomic window, CATTACACGCAGCCGGGAGATATCGTGTTCGACGGGTTCTGTGGGACCGGCATGACCGGTGTAGCGGCGCAGATGTGTGGTGACCGCGAAGTGGTCATGTCTCTTGGCTACCAGGTTAAGCCGGACGAGACCATTTTGCAGGAAGAGATCGATGAAGATGGCAAAAAGGTTTGGCGGCCGTTTTCAAAACTGGGCTCTCGTAGGGCTGTGCTGAACGACCTTTCGCCAGCGGCCACATTTATCGCCTACAACTACAATACGCCAGTCGATGTAGCAACATTTGATAAAGAGGTCAAACGCATTCTCAAGGAAGTCGAAAAAGAATGCGGCTGGATGTATGAGACCAAGCACTCGGATAATCGTATAGGAAATGTCAATTATACCATTTGGTCTGATGTGTTCTTGTGCGGTGAATGTTCGCAAGAGATTGTCCTTTGGGATGCTGCTGTTGACAAGGATTCTGGCGAGGTTTCATCAGAGTTTTTGTGTCCAGGATGCGGAGCTAGTTGGACCAAGAGGACAGCCGAACGAGCTTTCACAACGACTTTTGATCAATCATTGAATGAAACTATAAAGCAAGCCAAAAAGATTCCAGTCCTTATTAATTATTCGGTGTCAGGGAAAAGCTACACCAAGACTCCCGATGAATACGACTTCGGGCTTCTTAATAAAATTGATAGTAGTAATATCCCGACTTGGTTCCCTGTTGACCGATTGATGGATGGGAAGGAGACCCGTAGAAACGATCCTATTGGAATAACGCATTCCCATCATTTTTATACTAAGAGAAATTTATGGGTGTTTAGCTCATTTCTCTCCAAAACTATGGGCTCATTTTGGAAGAATCATTTCTGGGGCGCAGCCAAAGACTGCCAGTCTTATGCAACCAGAATGATCAAAATCAATATTAAGCGGCTATTATTCGGCGGCGGGCAGTTTATGGGATTCGTAGGTGGCACTCTATACGTGCCTAGCCTTCACGGAGAACAAAGCACGCTTAAATCAATAGCGACAAAAACAAAAAAGGTTTCTTCTAATTACAGGAACCGAATGGACCAGTCTGGTGTAATGATAGGCTCGAGTTCGCTGAGTTCATCTGATACCCAACCAGAAGAATCAATCGATTACATTTTTCTCGATCCTCCATTTGGCTCAAACATCAATTACTCTGAACTGAATTTTCTATGGGAGTCCTGGCTTAAGATCTGGACAAATATTGAGCCAGAAGCCATTGAGAACGATGCTCATAGCAAAACGCTCGATGATTATCGCCATTTGATGACGAAATGCTTTCGAGAGGCTTATCGTGTCCTGAAGCCTGGCCGTTGGATGACGATAGAGTTTTCAAATACAAACGCAGCGGTTTGGAACAGCATCCAGACTTCGCTTACCGAGGCCGGATTCATTGTTGCCAACGTATCCGCTCTTGACAAGAAGCAGGGAAGTTTCAAAGCCTACACTACCCCTACGGCAGTCAAACAAGACCTCGTCATCTCGGCATACAAGCCCAATGGCGGTTTTGAAGAGCGTTTCCAAAAGGAAGCGCAAACTGAAGAAGGCGTGTGGGATTTTGTCCGAACCCACCTAAAGTATCTGCCAGTCACCAAGCGCCAAGGCGCGTTGATGCTTTTTGTTCCTGAACGTGATCCGCGCATCCTGTTCGACCAGATGATCGCATTCTATGTCCGCAAGGGTTACCCCGTGCCGATCTCTAGCCAGGAATTTCAGATCGGGCTGGCACAACGTTTCATAGAGCGCGACGGCATGTACTTCCTACCGGACCAGGTGGCCGAATACGACCGCAAGATAATGACCTCCGGTGCCCCACAGCAGCTTTCGATGTTCGTCTCCGACGAGGCCTCGTCGATCCAGTGGCTCCGCCAGCTCATCAGAGAAAAACCGCAGACGTTCTCCGGCATCAATCCGCAGTTCATGCAGCAGCTCGGCGGCTGGAGCAAAAACGAGGCACAGCTCGACCTGCGCGAACTGCTGAACCAGAACTTCCTCTGCTACGACGGCAAAGGCCCGGTGCCCGAGCAGATCCACGCCTACCTCTCCACCAACTGGAAAGAGCTGCGTAACCTGCCCAAGGATAATCCGACCCTGGTCGCCAAGGCACGCGACCGCTGGTACGTGCCTGATCCCAACAAGGCGGGCGACCTGGAGAAGCTGCGCGAGAAGGCACTACTCAAGGAGTTCGAGGAATACAAAGAGGTCAAAAAGAAACTCAAGGTCTTCCGCCTGGAGGCTGTCCGCGCCGGATTCAAGAAAGCCTGGCAGGAGCGCGACTACGCCGTCATCGTCGCCGTGGCCTACAAGATTCCCAACAACGTTCTTGAAGAAGACCCCAAGCTGCTCATGTGGTACGACCAGGCAGTAACCAGAATGGGAGGCGAATAATGGCAGCATGTAATGAAAAATTTCCTCAGGGTAGCCGTTGGGTGCGTGCCGATTTTCATCTTCACACTGCGGCCGACAAGGAATTCTCCTTTGCGGGGAACCCCGACTTTTATTGCTCGGATTACATCCATGCGTTGAAGGATGCCGCCATTGAAGTCGGTCTGATTGCAAATCACAACAAGTTCGACTTTGATGAATTCAAGGCGTTACGAAAGTCCGCTCGAAAACAAGGCATTTTTCTTTTGCCTGGTGTCGAACTGTCCGTTAATGACGGAAGTAACGGCATTCACACTCTCGTCGTTTTCGGTGAAGAATGGTTGGCGAATGGGAAAAATTATATCAATCAATTTCTCAACGTTGCGTTCGAGGGGAAAATACCAGATCAATACGAAAATGAAAATGGTAGAAGTTCATTGGGCTTGCTAGAGACCATCAAAAAACTCGAAGGATATAACAAAGATTTTTTCCTGGTGTTTGCGCATGTCGAAGATAAAAGCGGATTATGGAACGAATTGGACGGAGGCCGCCTGCAGGAATTAGGGAAATCAGATCTCTTTTGCCGGAGAGCCTTGGCATTTCAAAAAGTTCGAACCCATGTTATGCCAGACCGTAAATGCCGTGTAAAAGTTCAAGATTGGCTCTGTGAGACTTATCCTGCGGAAGTGGAAGGATCAGACCCCAAGTCAATTGATCAAATTGGAAAAGGGGAGAAGTGCTACCTGAAAATAGGCGATTTTACATTTGAGGCAGTCAAGTACGCACTTCTGGATCATAACCACCGCCTTGCATGCCAACCACTAATTTATAAACATTCACACATTCAAAGTGTCTCCTTTGATGGAGGCGTACTTGATGGAAAGACTATCAACCTTTCTCCTGAGTTAAATACACTCATTGGTATTCGGGGTAGTGGAAAATCTTCCATTGTGGAAGCGATCCGCTATGCCCTGGATATTCCGTTTGGCGAAAAAGCACTGGATACCGATTATAAGACCCGCCTCGTTGAACACGCCTTGGGAAGCGGAGGAAAAATTACGCTCAAGGCATTTGATCAGCGAGGGCAGCAATACGAAATCAGGCGTATCAGCCGGGAAAAGCCAGATGTTTATGTTAAGGGCATTCTCCAACCGGGCATATCAATTCGGGAAACTGTTTTGCATAAACCCATTTATTTTGGACAGAAAGATCTCTCTTCGACAGGGGAAGGCTTTGAAAAAGATTTAGTAGAAAAACTGGTTGGCGAAAAGCTGGCTGGCATTCGTGCTCGCCTTTCTGACCAGAGCCAAAAGGTTACGGAGATTGTCAGTCGATTAAAGAAGCTTTCCAATGTTGAAGAGAAAAAGGCAGAATACAAAAGTAAAAAGCAGGACGCTGAATTCAGGCTTGAATTCTACAAAAAATACGGAGTTGAGGAGAGGCTTCAAAAGCAGGTAGATTTTGATGCGGATTCGAGGAAATGCACTCAAGTGCTTACTTTCGTTCAAGGCTATCTGCGCGATCTGGAATCATTCATCAATCAATATGAGGATGATTTAAACAACCAGCGAATTTATACTTCAAAACAGAACAAAGATTTTTTTGATACCTTTTTTGCAGACTACGATCAGCTCATTGACTCTTTTAATCGCACTAAGGATGCCCTTGCTTCTGGAAATCAAGTGCTAGCCGCACTTCGGACGAAATCAGAGGAATTCAGTAAGCTCAAGGAAGGGCTTAAGGAGGAATTTGCAGAAATCGAAAGAAAGCTGGCCGAACAATTGAAAGAGGCTGGAGTACAGGCCATTCGTCCGGAAGAATTCCGAAACCTTAGGAAGACGGTGGATCAGGCCACGCAAATGCTGCAGGCTTTAGAAAAAGAAGAGGCAGTTCGCGGAAGTTTAAGAGGAGATTTTTTAAAGGATCTAGCTGCATTAAATGATCTTTGGCACGAAGAGTTTAAGACTATAAAGGGCGAATTGGATAAGGTCAACGAAGGTCATTCATCTCTGGCGATCGCTGCTGAGTTCAAAGGTGACAAAGTAGCCTTTATTAATTTTATGAAGGAAATTTTTCGTGGCAGCCGAATCCGGGAATCTACATTTCAGAATCTTTCCGATAGCTATGCCGACTTTGGAGCCATGTATAAGGATTGGAACTCTGTCAAAAGGGAGGTTGGAAACTCGGCAGATGTTTTTGGGCAATACTTCAGTAATAATCTTGAAGCGCTTCTGACTTTTCAAGTCCCCAATCGTTTCACTATCAAATATAGGGGCAAAGAACTGAAACACCATTCCTTGGGCCAGCGGGCATCTGCGTTGATCCTCTTTGTGCTAAGTCAACAGGAAAATGACGTTTTCCTTATTGATCAGCCAGAAGATGATTTGGATAATCAGACAATTTATGAAGATGTTATCAAGCTAATTCAAAGTTTAAAGCCGAAAACCCAGTTTGTCTTCGCTACTCATAACGCCAATTTTCCTGTGCTTGGTGATGCAGAGCAAGTTATCGCTTGCTCATATTCCGATGATAAAATCCATGCTGTAAGTGGAAGCATCGACTGTCCAAAACTTCAACAGGAAATTGTTGACATTATGGAGGGCGGTGAAGAGGCATTCAGGCAGCGCAAAAGGAGATATGAAATATGGAAACCGCTGAGCTCCTTGAAATAATAAGTCGTGACGAGGACAGCAAGCATCAGTTTAAGGCCAACATTACGAATGAAACGTCTTTGGCACAGGAGATGGTTGCCTTCAGTAACTCCGGAGGTGGTTCAATTTTCATCGGTGTGAGCAATGATGGCACATTCTCTGGATTGGAACGGAGCGACATGGGGCGACTTAACCAGTTGGTCTCAAATGCGGCATCGCAGCAAGTTAGGCCACCGATAAATCCATTGACGGAAAACATCCCTACTCCCAGCGGGCTTGTTATGCATGTGATTGTTCCGGATGGCATCAGCAAGCCCTATATGGATAAAAATGGAGTGATCTGGGTAAAGAGCGGGTCTGACAAGCGTAAAGCAACGTCTCGGGAGGAAATTCAGCGGCTATATCAGAGTGCCAGCTTAATTCATGGTGATGAGATCCCTGTTGCGGGGCTGACAGTTGCCGACCTTGATGTTGATTACTTCAGGGAGTTTTTCGAAAGAAATTTTAGAGAATCGCTCGAACAGCAGGAGCTGGCATTGCCGGAACTTCTCCACAATATGAATTTGATGAAAGACAGTTCTCTAAATATCGCCGGCGCACTGCTATTTGCAAAAAATCCAAGCTTCAAGTTGCCGGCATTTATCGTTAAAGCTATTGCTTTCCGGGGCAATGAAATCCATGAGACGGAATATATGGATAGCCGAGATATTTCAGGAAAGTTGCCCGATATATTTCGACAAAGCATGAGTTTTGTGCTTGCCAACATTCATCATGTCCAAGGCGATCAAGATGTGAACGCTCCAGGTCAGCCCGAAATCCCGCCAATCGCGCTTGAAGAACTCATCGCCAATGCTCTCATTCACCGGGATTATTTTGTAACCGCACCTGTAAGAATTTTTATTTTTGACAACCGAGTAGAGATAATTAGCCCTGGGCACCTGCCCAATAACTTAACGATTGAAAATATAACAAGTGGAAACTCGAATATTCGGAACCCCATCCTAGCTTCCTTTGCGACAAAAATTCTGCCTTACCGAGGCCTAGGAAGCGGCATCATCCGTGCTTTAAAGGCCTATCCTCATATTCATTTTGAAGATGATCGGGACGGGAATCTCTTCAAAGTGACTATTCAGCGAACAGCGAATGACTGACCACTGGCAATACAGCACCGTTCATAACAGTGCCTGCAAGGTCATCGAAGAACAGATCCTGTGGGGGCAGACGGTGTGCCGTGTCTGGTTGCCGAACCAGGACGCAGTGGTGCGCGTGCCCCGCTCCGCTTTGCGGCCGCTGAGTGCCGACCTGCAGCCGGAGATCGAGGCCGGACGCATTGCCTATGTGGCCGCCGCAGCCAAGGTGGCCGAGGTGCTCGAGGGCTCCACCAGCGCCATCGAGGGTCATGTATTGCTGGCTCCCATGGAGTCCAACGTCATTCCTCTACCGCACCAGATCCACGCCTTGTCCCGGGCCATCTCCGGCGACCGCGTGCGATACTTGCTGGCTGACGAGGTGGGTCTCGGCAAGACCATCGAGGCCGGCTTGGTCATGCGTGAACTCAAGTTACGCGGGCTGGTGCGTCGAACCTTGGTTGTCTCCCCCAAAGGTATCGCCACCCAGTGGATGGCGGAAATGCAGACACACTTTAGCGAACAGTTCCGGCTCGTGCTGGGCGACGATATCAGCACATTACAACGTCTTGCCCCAATGGCAAACCACCGAAGTTCAGCCTGGTCGATGTTTGATCAAGTCATCGTCTCCCTGGATTCGGTCAAACCCATGGACAGACGTCGCGGTTGGACGGCAGAACGAGTTGCCGAATACAACCGCAGCCGATTCGAGGATCTGATTACTGCCGGTTGGGACCTAGTGATTGTGGATGAAGCGCACCGGCTGGGTGGCAGCACCGACCAGGTTGCCCGCTACAAACTCGGCCAGGGATTGGCGGAAGCCGCGCCCTATTTGCTGCTGCTCTCGGCTACGCCTCACCAAGGCAAAACCGATGCCTTCCATCGCTTGATGAACCTGCTGGATGATGCCGCTTTTCCGGATATGGGCAGCGTCTCCCGCGAGCGGGTTGCCCCGTATGTCATCCGCACTGAAAAGCGCAAGGCCATCGATGCTGATGGGAAGCCGCTTTTTAAACCTCGACGCACGCTGATGGCTCCTGTGGTCTGGGAGAGCCGCCATCACCTGCAGCAGCTACTTTACGAAGCGGTTACCGACTACGTGCGCGAGGGCTACAACCAGGCCTTGCGCGAGAAGAAGCGCCACATCGGTTTTTTGATGATCCTGATGCAGCGCCTGGTGGTCTCCAGCACCCGGGCGATCCGCACCACTTTGGAACGTCGGCTTGGGGCGCTCAAGGATGGCGAGCAACAAGCCAGTATGCGACTGGCGGAGCTTGAAAACATCGCGGAGGAATCGGACAGTTTCGACGAACTGTACGACATGGACGGCCAGGAATTGCTCGAAGAATTGCTGAAGTCCCATGTGTCGGCCCTCCAGAACGAAAGGAGTCTGGTTGAGACCCTACTCGACGCGGCAGTCCGTTGTGAGCAGGCGGGGCCGGATGCCAAGGCTGAGGCGTTGATCGAACAGATCTACAAGTTGCAAGCCGAGGAAAACGAGCCGGATCTGAAGGTGCTGATTTTCACTGAGTTCGTGCCTACGCAGCAGATGCTCAAGGAGTTTCTTGAAGCGCGGGGCATCTCGGTCGTCACCCTGAACGGTTCCATGGGTATGGAGGAGCGGATGCAGGCCCAGGATGCCTTCCGCAAGTCGCACCGCGTGCTGGTTTCCACCGACGCAGGCGGCGAAGGCCTGAACCTGCAGTTCGCCCACGTTATCATCAACTACGACATCCCGTGGAACCCGATGCGGCTGGAACAGCGGATCGGACGCGTTGACCGAATCGGCCAGCCCAAAACGGTGCGGGCGATCAATTTTGTTTTTGAGGATTCGGTCGAGTTCCGGGTCCGCGAAGTGTTGGAGCAGAAGCTCTCCGTGATCTTCGAGGAGTTCGGCATCGATAAGACCGGCGACGTTCTCGACTCCGCCCAGGCCGGAGAATTGTTTGAGGATGTGTTCACCACGGCGATTCTCAATCCAGATGGTATCGAGACCTCCGTTGATCACACAGTAGCCCGTATTCGAGATGAGATTCAGCATGTGCGAGAGTCTTCGGCGATTTTCGGCATCTCTGAAGAACCGGATGTACAGGCCGCTGAGCGTCTACGCTCCCATCCGCTACCCCACTGGGTGGAGCGAATGACGGTTGGCTACCTCAACTCCCATGGCGGTGCTGTCACCCGCAAGCGTTCGTGGTGGGACCTGGGCTGGCCGGATGGCCAGCAGCATCGCAAATGCGTTTTTAGCGCCCGGGAAGCGGAGCGCCTGACTGATGCCACGCTGCTCAATCTTGAAAACAACCGGGTCCGTGGCCTTGCCCTGAATCTGCCACAGATGGCCGCCGGTCAGCCTTTGCCTTGCGTAAGCTTAAATGGACTGCCAGCCAACATCGCAGGTTTTTGGGGCCTGTTTGAAGTTCGCCTTCAGGCCGGGATGCACCAGAAGACGCAACTTCTGCGCATCCCCACTGTGCGGCGTGGCTATGTCAGCGTGTTTTTGAGCGAGGAAGGCAAACTGTTTCTGCCCACTGCCCGGCATATCTGGGATGCGCTGCAGACAGCGGAAGTTGAAATGCAAGACACCCTTGGACAGGATGAATCCATTACCGTCTATACGCGCTTGCAGGAAGCAGCAGAGCAGGCCGGGCAGGAGCTGTTCGACACATTGCAACAGGCTCACATTGATTCGGTGACACGGGAAGAGGAACGCGGCATGGTCGCCTTCACCTCCCGGCGCAAGGCTATCGAGCGAGTTGGGCTGCCTGAAGTACGCCAGTACCGTCTGGCCCGCTGTGATGCCGAGGAAGCTGAGTGGCGGCATGAACTGCTATCAGCGCGGCAGATCGTACCGGAAATCAGGTCGTTGCTGATGTTACGCGTCGTCAAGGCACCCCAATGCAGTTTATAACTAATGGCCCCGATATCCCTGATGCCCTCTTGCAGGCGCACGAAGATGGCCGTGTGGTTTTCTTCTGCGGTGCGGGCATTTCCTACCCTGCGCGCCTGCCGGGTTTCGCGGGTCTGATCGACAAGCTCTACACGGTATTGGCCGTCACACCCAACGCGGTGCAGCAGGCAGCGATCAAGGCCGGACAGTTCGATACCGCCATCGGCCTGCTGGAAGCGGATATCATCGGCGGCCGCAAAGAGGCGATTGTTCGCAAAGCGGTCGCAGACATCCTGAAGCCCGACCTCAACGCCCCGAACGCCTCGGCAACCCACGAGGCGCTGCTAATGTTGGGCAAGTGCCGTAACGGCCACACCCGCCTCATCACCACCAACTTCGATCGCCTGTTCGAGGAAGTGATCGCCGCGAAGTCGCTGCCCGTCGAGAGCTTCAAGGCCCCACTGTTGCCTGTACCGAAGAACCGTTGGAATGGCCTGGTGTATCTGCACGGCCTGCTCGGTGCGGCACCGACCGCGAGCGAGCTGGACCGGCTGGTCATCTCCAGCGGCGATTTCGGCCTAGCTTATCTCACCGAGCGTTGGGCGGCGCGTTTCGTCAGCGAGCTGTTCCGCAGCTGCACCGTCTGCTTCGTCGGTTACAGCATCAACGACCCGGTATTGCGCTACATGATGGATGCCCTGGCCGCCGACCGCCTGCTCGGCGAGTCGCCACCGGAGATGTTCGCGTTCGGCAGCTTTTCCAAGCGCAAGGAAGAGGAACGGGCCAACGAGTGGCGGGCCAAGAATGTCACGCCCATCCTCTACCGCGAGCACAACCGGCACGCCTATCTGCACAAGACACTGCGCGCATGGGCCGAGACCTACCGCGACGGCGTGCGCGGTAAAGAGCGCATCGTGGTCGAATGTGCCATAGCGCGACCGCTGGCGAGCACTAAACAGGACTACTTCATCCCCCGAATGCTGTGGGCGCTCAGCGATCCGGACGGCCTGCCCGCCAAGCGCTTTGCCGAGCTTGACCCCGTGCCGTCGCTGGACTGGTTGGCACCTTTGAGCGAGGACCGCTACGGCCACGCTGATCTGAATCGTTTCGGTGTTCCGCCG contains:
- a CDS encoding TrlF family AAA-like ATPase codes for the protein MAACNEKFPQGSRWVRADFHLHTAADKEFSFAGNPDFYCSDYIHALKDAAIEVGLIANHNKFDFDEFKALRKSARKQGIFLLPGVELSVNDGSNGIHTLVVFGEEWLANGKNYINQFLNVAFEGKIPDQYENENGRSSLGLLETIKKLEGYNKDFFLVFAHVEDKSGLWNELDGGRLQELGKSDLFCRRALAFQKVRTHVMPDRKCRVKVQDWLCETYPAEVEGSDPKSIDQIGKGEKCYLKIGDFTFEAVKYALLDHNHRLACQPLIYKHSHIQSVSFDGGVLDGKTINLSPELNTLIGIRGSGKSSIVEAIRYALDIPFGEKALDTDYKTRLVEHALGSGGKITLKAFDQRGQQYEIRRISREKPDVYVKGILQPGISIRETVLHKPIYFGQKDLSSTGEGFEKDLVEKLVGEKLAGIRARLSDQSQKVTEIVSRLKKLSNVEEKKAEYKSKKQDAEFRLEFYKKYGVEERLQKQVDFDADSRKCTQVLTFVQGYLRDLESFINQYEDDLNNQRIYTSKQNKDFFDTFFADYDQLIDSFNRTKDALASGNQVLAALRTKSEEFSKLKEGLKEEFAEIERKLAEQLKEAGVQAIRPEEFRNLRKTVDQATQMLQALEKEEAVRGSLRGDFLKDLAALNDLWHEEFKTIKGELDKVNEGHSSLAIAAEFKGDKVAFINFMKEIFRGSRIRESTFQNLSDSYADFGAMYKDWNSVKREVGNSADVFGQYFSNNLEALLTFQVPNRFTIKYRGKELKHHSLGQRASALILFVLSQQENDVFLIDQPEDDLDNQTIYEDVIKLIQSLKPKTQFVFATHNANFPVLGDAEQVIACSYSDDKIHAVSGSIDCPKLQQEIVDIMEGGEEAFRQRKRRYEIWKPLSSLK
- a CDS encoding DEAD/DEAH box helicase; translation: MTDHWQYSTVHNSACKVIEEQILWGQTVCRVWLPNQDAVVRVPRSALRPLSADLQPEIEAGRIAYVAAAAKVAEVLEGSTSAIEGHVLLAPMESNVIPLPHQIHALSRAISGDRVRYLLADEVGLGKTIEAGLVMRELKLRGLVRRTLVVSPKGIATQWMAEMQTHFSEQFRLVLGDDISTLQRLAPMANHRSSAWSMFDQVIVSLDSVKPMDRRRGWTAERVAEYNRSRFEDLITAGWDLVIVDEAHRLGGSTDQVARYKLGQGLAEAAPYLLLLSATPHQGKTDAFHRLMNLLDDAAFPDMGSVSRERVAPYVIRTEKRKAIDADGKPLFKPRRTLMAPVVWESRHHLQQLLYEAVTDYVREGYNQALREKKRHIGFLMILMQRLVVSSTRAIRTTLERRLGALKDGEQQASMRLAELENIAEESDSFDELYDMDGQELLEELLKSHVSALQNERSLVETLLDAAVRCEQAGPDAKAEALIEQIYKLQAEENEPDLKVLIFTEFVPTQQMLKEFLEARGISVVTLNGSMGMEERMQAQDAFRKSHRVLVSTDAGGEGLNLQFAHVIINYDIPWNPMRLEQRIGRVDRIGQPKTVRAINFVFEDSVEFRVREVLEQKLSVIFEEFGIDKTGDVLDSAQAGELFEDVFTTAILNPDGIETSVDHTVARIRDEIQHVRESSAIFGISEEPDVQAAERLRSHPLPHWVERMTVGYLNSHGGAVTRKRSWWDLGWPDGQQHRKCVFSAREAERLTDATLLNLENNRVRGLALNLPQMAAGQPLPCVSLNGLPANIAGFWGLFEVRLQAGMHQKTQLLRIPTVRRGYVSVFLSEEGKLFLPTARHIWDALQTAEVEMQDTLGQDESITVYTRLQEAAEQAGQELFDTLQQAHIDSVTREEERGMVAFTSRRKAIERVGLPEVRQYRLARCDAEEAEWRHELLSARQIVPEIRSLLMLRVVKAPQCSL
- a CDS encoding RNA-binding domain-containing protein — protein: METAELLEIISRDEDSKHQFKANITNETSLAQEMVAFSNSGGGSIFIGVSNDGTFSGLERSDMGRLNQLVSNAASQQVRPPINPLTENIPTPSGLVMHVIVPDGISKPYMDKNGVIWVKSGSDKRKATSREEIQRLYQSASLIHGDEIPVAGLTVADLDVDYFREFFERNFRESLEQQELALPELLHNMNLMKDSSLNIAGALLFAKNPSFKLPAFIVKAIAFRGNEIHETEYMDSRDISGKLPDIFRQSMSFVLANIHHVQGDQDVNAPGQPEIPPIALEELIANALIHRDYFVTAPVRIFIFDNRVEIISPGHLPNNLTIENITSGNSNIRNPILASFATKILPYRGLGSGIIRALKAYPHIHFEDDRDGNLFKVTIQRTAND
- a CDS encoding DNA methyltransferase encodes the protein MKVNSLFDSLLEEPQKPSGPVTCLGMTFENDEARRAHFTEELRKKLQDPEFRKIEGFPIGSDEDILNLSDPPYYTACPNPWIADFIAEWEAQKPEQPEGYHYHREPFAADVSEGKNDPIYNAHSYHTKVPHKAIMRYILHYTQPGDIVFDGFCGTGMTGVAAQMCGDREVVMSLGYQVKPDETILQEEIDEDGKKVWRPFSKLGSRRAVLNDLSPAATFIAYNYNTPVDVATFDKEVKRILKEVEKECGWMYETKHSDNRIGNVNYTIWSDVFLCGECSQEIVLWDAAVDKDSGEVSSEFLCPGCGASWTKRTAERAFTTTFDQSLNETIKQAKKIPVLINYSVSGKSYTKTPDEYDFGLLNKIDSSNIPTWFPVDRLMDGKETRRNDPIGITHSHHFYTKRNLWVFSSFLSKTMGSFWKNHFWGAAKDCQSYATRMIKINIKRLLFGGGQFMGFVGGTLYVPSLHGEQSTLKSIATKTKKVSSNYRNRMDQSGVMIGSSSLSSSDTQPEESIDYIFLDPPFGSNINYSELNFLWESWLKIWTNIEPEAIENDAHSKTLDDYRHLMTKCFREAYRVLKPGRWMTIEFSNTNAAVWNSIQTSLTEAGFIVANVSALDKKQGSFKAYTTPTAVKQDLVISAYKPNGGFEERFQKEAQTEEGVWDFVRTHLKYLPVTKRQGALMLFVPERDPRILFDQMIAFYVRKGYPVPISSQEFQIGLAQRFIERDGMYFLPDQVAEYDRKIMTSGAPQQLSMFVSDEASSIQWLRQLIREKPQTFSGINPQFMQQLGGWSKNEAQLDLRELLNQNFLCYDGKGPVPEQIHAYLSTNWKELRNLPKDNPTLVAKARDRWYVPDPNKAGDLEKLREKALLKEFEEYKEVKKKLKVFRLEAVRAGFKKAWQERDYAVIVAVAYKIPNNVLEEDPKLLMWYDQAVTRMGGE